In the Populus trichocarpa isolate Nisqually-1 chromosome 8, P.trichocarpa_v4.1, whole genome shotgun sequence genome, attttttttaaaaaagagcagTATATCAATTACTTCCACCAGTATATCATCTCCTAAACCATGGCCACCACTATCATCGCTCATCGTGATGATGACATTTAAGAAAACATGGcatatcatcatcattgtcCTTGCCCTACGCCCTTATacatccaccaccaccactctcCTGTCAAAGAAACCACCTATAAGTttgaaatttttagaattattaaaagtttatctagatattaattttaatactcGTAAGtgatgttttgttatttttactattacTAATTCATCATCTTCTCCCGCCATATTGTCACTTATGCTCTATTACTGTTTCTTATgggatgatatttgtttttatcttaatatattattgttattgttatattatcattattaataccTTCCAcgtctttttttccttctcattcGCTGCCCCGTGAtcatctttaagttttttttttttttttagtttaacgtgggtgtccgggtcagcttgcgcgcaccttaaCTTAATCCCACGGCCCCTGAAgctaacgaccatgtaagcctctagtggccatcatatgagcaaccacagggctcgaacctgagaccatagagggagcaaacctcttggtcccaggcttttaccactgggccaccgcCTAGAtaattcctttaagtttttttttgttttgttggaagTGGTTTATGAAATATGTTGTGCAGCTTTTAAGATCAAATTATATATGACATCCACTTGTATACGAGGTTAGaatattgttgtattttttttatctcatataattactttaatataaaatattaatatattttaaaaactaattaaaggcAAGtagaaaattttgataaattagtcttaataaatatttgaatagcAAAAGtttaaaacccaaaataaaatgtgTATTGAGCTACAAGCTTATAGGCTTATGAGTTCGGATTTGTGTATGGttaatggaatttttttattattattaaatccatgtttaaTCAGCAATTTCTTTTAAGTCATCTAAAATGTTTTGTATATGAAAACCAGTACATTAACCAAACGATGTgaattcataaataattattcatagACAATGACCATTcacgttttttttatatgaatatatttcatgaattttaacATTCATGTATTGTCTCGTCAATCATAAATACTATTGAGTTACGTTATGTTTTGTGAATTTGAATATTCATGATTTTCATCAATTAGaattcatgaattttaaatGTTCATTATGGTTAATAAACATTTATGGGTTACGAAGATTTATGAATTACAAGtattaatattttggttttcaaatcacATAAACATGTGTTTTTGATGAGTTTAGGCAAAGAATAATTTTCTTGAGTTATTTTCTCTCATTGTtgttggtttttggtttttataaaaaacttgtttttttattcttactcTTTACTGCAAAGCCTGCGTTCGATATTTGTATAAAGatattgattgttatatattccCCTAAGTTTGTTgggttttgtttgaaaaatatacctaattaaataaaatggggTTGTTCAAATATAAAGAGACTTGTCGAAGAAAATCATTTTACGCCTTGCGGTGAacaataaagtttaaaagacaAATAACTAATTACTGATTACTGAccatgataaatttttatattaaatgtaTTTCAAGCACTTCAACACACAAGTACTATAAAACTAGTTTAGTTGAAGTTTAATTTAGTTACTTGTTTAGTTTATatgctatgtttgttttttctatgttttttataaGTCTATACATGTGCTCAGTATGCATATTTTGTAATGTTTGCATgattataaacttaaaaaaatagattaaagtGTCTAATCTCCCTGCATGTGAATTTTTCACTGCAGTTTTAGTGTCATCACCAGTGAAAAATTtattcactacaagatttaacagttttaccgacggaatttttttgtcggtgtaagacacatattccgtcggtaattaatttaccgacggaatcaccgacgaaaatgCTCCGTCagtgaatctttcgtcggtaatttttttccgtcggtaataaaaaaataaatttatccgcttcatttcgtcggtatatccctcagtaataatatttttttattaccaatggatttaccgacggaattaccgacggaaattccatcggtaattatttaaaaacattttaaaaaaattcattttataaaattataaaataattaaattagcataaattaacactgtataatatatactcaaaatgcttggaaaaaagaataagaaaatcaactcaaacaaatttgcaacaaaaaaataaaacaaaaaaataaattcaactaaaaaaattcatatgaaaaaaataaagttgcaattgctaaaaatttaaaaatcctataaataaatgaactaaaaattgatctcatatgaaaaaaaaatctcacaacaacatttatacaattattaagaacaaaaacaattaaaaataaaataaaaaacaaatatagtgaaaaaagtcatgaaaaaagaagaaaaaagaaaaatcttaccttaatgtagttgtaagtgaagctaaggagagaaaaaaaatttcgttaagcatattaattaaaaaaaaaactaagaggataaaagaagaaagaagaagaagacatacccatgcatggaggaaaagagaaggagatgagaagagaaaataagagaaagaaatatatattgatgttttttacatatagtgaagaagaacaagaacaaaaagaagtagaagaacaagaagaagaagaataataaggagaagaaatgagtatgtctcttgtgaaataaggggattcaggctttttattggggcgcgttaccgacggataattgaatattaatattttttaattattccgtcggtaattccatcggtaatatttaatttaaattttcaattttgtaatttttttcagaaaccgccaaaaaattaccgacggtttttcaatccgttggtgattccgtctataatatttaaatgaaaattttaaattaattgaattttttcagaaaaccgccaaataacactttctggaaaataccgacggaaaattctgtcggtgatttcctttgtaattgacatgatgaacggtgttcacagtttaccgacagaattaccgagggaagttaccgacggaattttccgtcggtaattccgttggtaaaaatgacacgtcatcctttttttgctttgttttaaatttttttcccacggtaattctgtcggtatataccgagggaatatttccgtcggtaaaatccctcggaaatttaccgacgaaaatattccctcgatatttccgtttgtatttatcaattttctggtagtgattcTTCTAGTCATTATTATTCtgtttaaaaaacaagtcattaaaatttttaaattttatcatgatttttattactattaataaaatatcatcttaatttctttattttaatacagCAATGTTCACAGTTCTCTTCATGCCATCGACACACCTCCATTCTTTCATGGATCGTTTATCTTTCTATATTCCTCTCCCTTCCCCGTCTATCGTTGAAAACttaacccacaaaaaaaaaaaaaaaaaaaaaaaaaagtgaaaacatGGATCTTCATCTCGAGCCATCAAAGTCCTGTCACCCTTAAAAACCTTTACTGTAGTCATCATCGTAAACGGAggaaaatgtcaattttttaatttcctggATGTGCTGTTATGGGCATCCACAGCTGTGCAAGTAAGCCATGGCTGTCAAGAATAGTATCTTTTATGTCTAGGATATATTAATTTGGTAGGAGATTATGTTATATTAGCATGTAGAAGAATGtaattgcggttgctttttatttaaaaatatatcaaaataatatttttttttattttttaaaaattatttttgatattaatacattaaaataatataaaaatatattaatttaaaataaaaaaataattttttttatgaataattgaaTAAAGCAAGGGTACCTTGTCGAGTTCCATGCCTCCATGCTCAATATACAACAgaatttttatttcacaaataACTATATACTTAGGCAAATTGGTTTCACATCTGCAttgattaaattgattgatctaGTTAGTTAAATCTAACATGTTCCATGAGACCAAACCATTGATTATATTTCATGATTAAAGTTGACCTGTGATTACATGTTGAAGCAAGGTCAAGAAAAATCACGaagacttttatttatttatatttttaaataaaaatgatgatggaCAACCAGGCATAGAGAGTGAATATAATGTTTGAAAGTTtgatattgattattttttaaaatatattttgtttttaaaaattaaaaaaaaacaattaataaaaaaatagattaaaactCACTGACAAGCAATACCGAACAATAGAGATCGCATCTGGATTCTCATGAACCACACAGCACACAACCACAATTTTCTATTGTTTCACGTAGTCTCCAAGTGGGTTTGAATATTGCACCATGCCCATCGCATTGCATGCATGCACCTCGAATCATGGACAGGTTCACGTACATATTTATCAAggtgattatttattttcaagcaCGTGacggtaattaattaattaccagaGGCCAGAATCTGTCTTGAGTGTGCTTTTTAAGATCACATAAATAAGcagaaatgtaatttttttacagAGTTGGAAAATCCCACAAGCCTTTAATCTCTATGATCATACCCTTGTGCAAATCTCTTACTTTGAATATTCCACTccacaaaattatcaaaaataaaaagaacagtCAATtaacacacattttttttttagttttttgaacaATGACATTTGCTCGGGTAAATTTTCCGAATGATATAGTATGCTAATGGTAGATTTTTTACCAGGAAGAAAATCTTGATATATCGTTGAacatctgtttgtttttgcgttttaaaaatatttttgaaaaaaattaattttttaattttaaattaatattttttttgatagttttagatcattttgatgcgttgatgttaaaaataaatttttaaaaataaaaaatattattttaatttattttaaaaaaataaccaccaCCGTGCttccaaataaaaatttggCTGCAGCACAAATTAAAGAAGGCAAATGCTTGGTACCCACCTagcttaaatttattttataaaaggtaTTTATTGCTATGGTTTCATAATAAATGATTTCACTTTCTTATACGCAAACCAAGTACAATAATCCTATCTTAGTAATTTCCATCTACATTTGTCAAATCCATTCCTTAGATTTGATATAGTTTAAAGGTTGAGATGATGATCTAATTTACAGGTTGTCGGTTCAACATTGTtcaatgatttgttttaatttttataaaaatattttgaaattgattatttattggagtttgatattatagtttaattatttttttttatgttttttatgattttaacgggttgatgttaaaataatttttatcaatgccaAACCccattaaaaaagtttaaaataaataatatatatttatcaattatatatactttatgaaataaaaattactattatttaataaaaaaatttaaatataaaatgaaaattttcaagtCTCCActtcttattatatatatatacatataaaatattaattaaacatttactaaatatttcaaaaagcttaattttgtgaaagattttcTATTCACATTCAACCAGCTCTATTTCCAAACAAGTAATTAAAtctattaattagaaaataaaccaGCTAGtccattcaaattttataaaatcaatatctaatttttttttaaaataaaacttgacctaaacaatgttgttttaaatAGTTGAATTACAAGTTGATCCGTCGGCTAGACGAGGTTTGATAAGGATGCTTACATCTTACAAAAACAAGCAGAAATTTACGTAAAAACCAGCATTTCACAGTCGTAAAAAATCCctagaaaagtaaaaagtaaaaaccatGGCAGAGGGCAGAGAAGGGGCAAATGTAACGGAACAATACTGTTTTCACTTACTTTCTAACCAGCTAAGCTAAAAATGAAGGTGGCCAAAAAGAaactaactaataaaaaattaaaaacacaatggCGGTTTTCAAGGCTTAAAACCAATACAAATACAAAACCACCATGgataaatgagagagagaaacagcAAGTCGTAAATCAGCATTTCTCATTCTACAAAAACCACCAGGCTGGCAGGCATTGGCACCCTCAAAAACCTCCACAAAAggttattgattttattgtgtAGTAATCGATAGTCTGTGTTTTTAGAAGATAAAGAGAAATGGAATCGACGGAGTCGTCTTACGTCTCATCACCGGAGCAACCGCGGAAGAAATCTCCTCCACCGCCTGCATCACCGCTTTCAGGTTTCTCTGATCTGATCTAGCGTTTTCCTGCTTTGTTTCtctcgttttatttttttttctcaacgcAATGAGTTGCGGCAACGGTtttatttctgtatttttaGGTTACATTTTTTCTGTTCTGCTTTATGATTGGCTGCAATGAGGATTTTGTTGTATTTCTGCTAAATCTTGGTAGTTTTGACTTGAATTTGAAGCCTTGACCCTAGATTTATGAAAGGAAGAGAAATCGCTAGTTTTAGGTTCAGTTTGGTCGGTGAGAAAATTGCGgagaatgaaagaaaatttaatttgaagtctCTTTGTGGTTTTGAAATTGATAGTTCTGCAGGTTTTTGCCGtgctaatatttttgttttttaattttttaattgctttattGTTTTTCCCAGATGCGGTGGAGAAACCGACGTATATTAAGTTACTCGTGTCAAATGCTGCAGCTGGTTCTGTGATTGGAAAGGGTGGTGCTACTATTACTGATTTTCAGTCACAATCTGGAGCAAGAATTCAGTTGTCGAAAAATTATGAGTTTTTTCCGGGAACATCTGATAGGATAATTCTGATATCTGGAGGAATTGACGATGCATTGAAGGCTTTGGAACTTATAATTGCTAAATTGCTCAGTGAGGTAGTTATTGTGTCACAGGGTTGGTTTGTTTAATATGCTGAGTGTTTGctgatattaatttgttttggtggTCAGATTCCTACTGAAGATGGAGATGATGCTGAACCAAGAATGAGAGTGAGATTAGTTGTTCCAAATAATGCTTGTGGTAGCATTATTGGGAAAGGAGGGTCCATCATAAAGTATGGTTAAAATTCTTcttacaataaatttttaattgctattgcCTGAAaagtcaaaaattaattttatatctggAAATTTCACTTGGATTTATTTAGTCAATAGCTGCTGGCATGAATGCATGCTGGTCTGTGAGGAAGTGTATTTACTCTGTACTTAATTCCATGAGATTTTATGGTATCCCTACTTGTTGTTTAGAGTTCTATCCAGAATCATGCTCTGCTCAAGCACAATTTTTACGTGTAGATGTTTGTTTCATGGTAATTAGGAATCCATGATCCCCTTTCTTTTGAGGGCTGTGGCAAACTTTGGATGCATCGTCACAATAAGAATTCTGTATTGCGAAGATTTGGTCTTAGACCTGAGAGCTTATGGTTGCTGCTTCACATGCCACACCATCTGAGCTACCCCTGTTggtttatatatgtattttgatttatagtaCCTCATTAGGAACCTCAACCATCCAGTTCTGCTAAATGCATAAAGTGAATAGATATCAATTGTAAATGCGTGAAATTaggtcctttattttttattgcatcctGTCTTTGCTGGTTGTGATGCTCTGTTAGTCTATGATTGGGTTTCATGTATTATGCTCCTGCTCCATTTTTCCCGTGAGTCTACTAAAGGGGagctttaatttcttattttgtttcttgtaaGACTGTCTAGAAGTTAAGCAAATTCTTTCAAATAGTGTAAAACGCTGATATCTGCCTTTACTGCAGGTCATTCATTGAAGAGTCCCATGCTGGCATCAAGATTTCTCCACTGGATACAGATTTTCTTGGATTGACTGATCGGCTGGTTGCAATAACGGGAACTCTAGAAGAGCAAATGCATgcaattgatttgattttgtctAAGCTAACTGATGACACTCATTACTTGCAGAATATGCATGCTCCACTTTCATATGCAGGTGTGACTCTTACCATTAGCTTCACACTCTCTTTCTATTGGAAGAAAAAGCTTCTAGTTTCCACGTTTACCTATTCatgttgtagtttttttcttatctcgTTTTGGCTCTTTATGAATTCATAATCTTAGTTATCTGCATGATTAAGGGCATTATTATGATGCGAAGCTCTCATCTCCCTTGCTTTACCTCGTGGAAAGATTTGGGAATGTTCTAAACTGTGTCAGGGTGCCCATGTAAAAGATCATCAGCGTTGAGGGAGTGGTGATTTAGAATTTGAGTTTGGTATTTGGTTCAGATGcttattttactagaaaaatatgaatGTCCATTGAGTTCTATTGTTATGACTGTAAAGCACAATTGTATTCAAACAACTGTGCATTGCTGATTAAGTTGTGGTCTTTCTTTAGTGCAAAGGACTGTTTCTTTATAAGCATCTTTTAGTAAATTGGTGAGATTTAGGTAACTTCTTAGTCTTAAATGACCTACCAGACTCTAAAGGTACCACTGATGACTGGTATTAGAGTTTCTTTAATCAGAATCATGTGTTTCTGACTGCATTCTACATGAAGGAAGtattgactttgttttttctatcaatctGACTCAGTTAATTGGTAGCTATTTATCCAATCTTTATAAAACTCCTGAATATTTTTGCAAAGGTGGTGTGGTTTCCTTGAGGTTTCTGAAAATCTGTTCTAtttaaaccttttcttttaaaattcaattccatTTAAGATTCTTTTAACTTGATTAGGTGTTTTCTTCTCTGGTTTTGACGGTATTCCATATGCATATGTGCTTCCTCATGTTGCTACAGCAGCGTACAACTCAACGAACCATGGGCTGAATGGGGCTGGAGTAAAGTTTCAGCATAACAAGGTTCATTCTATTCTATAATTCTCTATGCTTTAACCGAGTATCCTGGTGTTAATGCAGTTTGCATAGCAAAACTTGATAGTAGTACTTCATTTTGGAATGCTATATCAGATTTTCTCAATAATGCTTATTCATTTATGGTTATTCATTCCTAGTTGATGTTCATGTGTGTCCATGGGATGAATTCAGCCTTTTCAGTTCAAGTtggcttttccttttcctttccccGTCTTTAGGTTTTTCCACAACATTTGAACTGTGTTGCTGAAATGTTTTAGCGATTAGAAATACTTTTCAATACTCAAATTCAAGCATCATGTCATATTGTTTTTTGGCCTTTTTAGTTAATACTTTAAAGATTTCCCCATGAAGGCTTAATCAAATGTATTGTTTGTCCGTGTGGCAAACACATACCAAAGCTTGTgtcctttatatatttttctcttacgTTGCTTAAGGGTTACATTTGGTAGTTTGATACCAATCCTAAAATGGGTATTCTCATATCCAGCATAGATGGTTCCAGCTAATTCACCCCATCTCATTGCGAATTCTATCATCAATATCTCCTTAAGTTTTGGTGCTGTTCTGAAAACATTTGTATGCTATTAAGTATAATTAAAGAGTATGTTGATTGTGATTGATAGAAGGCCTTCTGATGTTATCCAGGAGGATCGTACTAACTCTGTGACGATTGGTGTTGCTGACGaacatattggattggttgTTGGTCGTGGCGGAAGAAATATAATGGAAATTAGCCAGGTTTTTATACTACAGATGATCCATATTATtctggattattattattattatcattatcatcatcattattattattattattaatgtacaGCACTCTGTTTTGGCAGAATAGTGGAGCCAGGATAAAAATATCAGACAGAGGTGATTTCATGTCTGGAACAAATGATAGGTATGGGAATGGATTTTGAGTCAATCAGTTTAGCGCTAAAAATGTGTTTTGAAGTGACGGTGGTTTTAATTCTGTACTCTTTGGCAGGAAAATTACAATCACAGGATCACAGAGGGCCATCCATGCAGCTGAGGACATGATAATGCAGAAGGTATCCTATGCTTCTGAGAGGGAGACAGATTAGCCTTTGACCATTCTTAACTATTTTTGCTGCAAATTTCTCCGTGGACCTTGCAATTGCCTAATTTATTTGGTGTTTCTCGAAGTTGGTAAACAAAAACTGTGATGGAAGga is a window encoding:
- the LOC18101348 gene encoding protein BTR1 isoform X3, encoding MESTESSYVSSPEQPRKKSPPPPASPLSDAVEKPTYIKLLVSNAAAGSVIGKGGATITDFQSQSGARIQLSKNYEFFPGTSDRIILISGGIDDALKALELIIAKLLSEIPTEDGDDAEPRMRVRLVVPNNACGSIIGKGGSIIKSFIEESHAGIKISPLDTDFLGLTDRLVAITGTLEEQMHAIDLILSKLTDDTHYLQNMHAPLSYAAAYNSTNHGLNGAGVKFQHNKEDRTNSVTIGVADEHIGLVVGRGGRNIMEISQNSGARIKISDRGGFMSGTNEGKITITGSQRAIHAAEDMIMRKVSYICFREGDR
- the LOC18101348 gene encoding protein BTR1 isoform X4 encodes the protein MESTESSYVSSPEQPRKKSPPPPASPLSDAVEKPTYIKLLVSNAAAGSVIGKGGATITDFQSQSGARIQLSKNYEFFPGTSDRIILISGGIDDALKALELIIAKLLSEIPTEDGDDAEPRMRVRLVVPNNACGSIIGKGGSIIKSFIEESHAGIKISPLDTDFLGLTDRLVAITGTLEEQMHAIDLILSKLTDDTHYLQNMHAPLSYAAAYNSTNHGLNGAGVKFQHNKEDRTNSVTIGVADEHIGLVVGRGGRNIMEISQNSGARIKISDRGDFMSGTNDRKITITGSQRAIHAAEDMIMQKVSYASERETD
- the LOC18101348 gene encoding protein BTR1 isoform X6; amino-acid sequence: MESTESSYVSSPEQPRKKSPPPPASPLSDAVEKPTYIKLLVSNAAAGSVIGKGGATITDFQSQSGARIQLSKNYEFFPGTSDRIILISGGIDDALKALELIIAKLLSEIPTEDGDDAEPRMRVRLVVPNNACGSIIGKGGSIIKSFIEESHAGIKISPLDTDFLGLTDRLVAITGTLEEQMHAIDLILSKLTDDTHYLQNMHAPLSYAAYNSTNHGLNGAGVKFQHNKEDRTNSVTIGVADEHIGLVVGRGGRNIMEISQNSGARIKISDRGDFMSGTNDRKITITGSQRAIHAAEDMIMQKVSYASERETD
- the LOC18101348 gene encoding protein BTR1 isoform X2, which produces MESTESSYVSSPEQPRKKSPPPPASPLSDAVEKPTYIKLLVSNAAAGSVIGKGGATITDFQSQSGARIQLSKNYEFFPGTSDRIILISGGIDDALKALELIIAKLLSEIPTEDGDDAEPRMRVRLVVPNNACGSIIGKGGSIIKSFIEESHAGIKISPLDTDFLGLTDRLVAITGTLEEQMHAIDLILSKLTDDTHYLQNMHAPLSYAGVFFSGFDGIPYAYVLPHVATAAYNSTNHGLNGAGVKFQHNKEDRTNSVTIGVADEHIGLVVGRGGRNIMEISQNSGARIKISDRGDFMSGTNDRKITITGSQRAIHAAEDMIMQKVSYASERETD
- the LOC18101348 gene encoding protein BTR1 isoform X1 — encoded protein: MESTESSYVSSPEQPRKKSPPPPASPLSDAVEKPTYIKLLVSNAAAGSVIGKGGATITDFQSQSGARIQLSKNYEFFPGTSDRIILISGGIDDALKALELIIAKLLSEIPTEDGDDAEPRMRVRLVVPNNACGSIIGKGGSIIKSFIEESHAGIKISPLDTDFLGLTDRLVAITGTLEEQMHAIDLILSKLTDDTHYLQNMHAPLSYAGVFFSGFDGIPYAYVLPHVATAAYNSTNHGLNGAGVKFQHNKEDRTNSVTIGVADEHIGLVVGRGGRNIMEISQNSGARIKISDRGGFMSGTNEGKITITGSQRAIHAAEDMIMRKVSYICFREGDR
- the LOC18101348 gene encoding protein BTR1 isoform X5, coding for MESTESSYVSSPEQPRKKSPPPPASPLSDAVEKPTYIKLLVSNAAAGSVIGKGGATITDFQSQSGARIQLSKNYEFFPGTSDRIILISGGIDDALKALELIIAKLLSEIPTEDGDDAEPRMRVRLVVPNNACGSIIGKGGSIIKSFIEESHAGIKISPLDTDFLGLTDRLVAITGTLEEQMHAIDLILSKLTDDTHYLQNMHAPLSYAAYNSTNHGLNGAGVKFQHNKEDRTNSVTIGVADEHIGLVVGRGGRNIMEISQNSGARIKISDRGGFMSGTNEGKITITGSQRAIHAAEDMIMRKVSYICFREGDR